A single genomic interval of Macaca nemestrina isolate mMacNem1 chromosome 14, mMacNem.hap1, whole genome shotgun sequence harbors:
- the LOC105485708 gene encoding dnaJ homolog subfamily B member 5 isoform X3, which yields MGKDYYKILGIPSGANEDEIKKAYRKMALKYHPDKNKEPNAEEKFKEIAEAYDVLSDPKKRGLYDQYGEEGLKTGGGTSGGSSGSFHYTFHGDPHATFASFFGGSNPFDIFFASSRSTRPFSGFDPDDMDVDEDEDPFGAFGRFGFNGLSRGPRRAPEPLYPRRKVQDPPVVHELRVSLEEIYHGSTKRMKITRRRLNPDGRTVRTEDKILHIVIKRGWKEGTKITFPKEGDATPDNIPADIVFVLKDKPHAHFRRDGTNVLYSALISLKEALCGCTVNIPTIDGRVIPLPCNDVIKPGTVKRLRGEGLPFPKVPTQRGDLIVEFKVRFPDRLTPQTRQILKQHLPCS from the exons ATGGGAAAAGATTATTACAAGATTCTTGGGATCCCATCGGGGGCTAATGAGGATGAGATCAAGAAAGCCTACCGGAAGATGGCCTTGAAGTACCACCCAGACAAGAATAAAGAACCCAACGCTGAGGAGAAGTTTAAGGAGATTGCAGAGGCCTATGATGTGCTGAGTGACCCCAAGAAACGGGGCCTGTATGACCAGTATGGGGAGGAAG GCCTGAAGACCGGCGGTGGCACATCAGGTGGCTCCAGTGGCTCCTTTCACTACACCTTTCATGGGGACCCCCATGCCACCTTTGCCTCCTTCTTTGGTGGCTCCAACCCCTTCGATATCTTCTTTGCCAGCAGCCGCTCCACTCGGCCCTTCAGTGGCTTTGACCCAGATGACATGGATGTGGATGAAGATGAGGACCCATTTGGTGCTTTCGGCCGTTTTGGCTTCAATGGGCTGAGTAGGGGTCCGAGGCGAGCGCCAGAACCACTGTACCCTCGGCGCAAGGTGCAGGATCCCCCAGTGGTGCACGAGCTGCGGGTGTCCCTGGAGGAGATCTACCATGGCTCCACCAAGCGCATGAAAATCACAAGGCGTCGCCTCAACCCTGATGGGCGAACTGTGCGCACCGAGGACAAGATCCTGCACATAGTCATCAAGCGCGGCTGGAAGGAAGGCACCAAGATCACCTTCCCCAAAGAGGGTGACGCCACACCTGACAACATCCCTGCTGACATCGTCTTTGTGCTCAAAGACAAGCCCCATGCACACTTCCGTCGAGATGGCACCAACGTGCTCTACAGTGCCCTGATCAGCCTCAAGGAG GCGCTGTGTGGCTGCACTGTGAACATTCCCACCATCGACGGCCGAGTGATCCCTTTGCCCTGCAATGATGTCATCAAACCAGGCACCGTGAAGAGACTCCGTGGGGAGGGCCTTCCCTTCCCCAAAGTGCCAACTCAGCGGGGAGACCTCATTGTTGAGTTCAAAGTTCGCTTCCCAGACAGATTAACACCACAGACAAGACAGATCCTTAAGCAGCACCTACCCTGTTCCTAG
- the LOC105485708 gene encoding dnaJ homolog subfamily B member 5 isoform X1, translating to MFKRTVLSCPPPAAPPLQARGAFRSFPHSWGEDFLASLMFKIQLEPLKLRAWTLNGFVKFRNKETSAGPVAVMGKDYYKILGIPSGANEDEIKKAYRKMALKYHPDKNKEPNAEEKFKEIAEAYDVLSDPKKRGLYDQYGEEGLKTGGGTSGGSSGSFHYTFHGDPHATFASFFGGSNPFDIFFASSRSTRPFSGFDPDDMDVDEDEDPFGAFGRFGFNGLSRGPRRAPEPLYPRRKVQDPPVVHELRVSLEEIYHGSTKRMKITRRRLNPDGRTVRTEDKILHIVIKRGWKEGTKITFPKEGDATPDNIPADIVFVLKDKPHAHFRRDGTNVLYSALISLKEALCGCTVNIPTIDGRVIPLPCNDVIKPGTVKRLRGEGLPFPKVPTQRGDLIVEFKVRFPDRLTPQTRQILKQHLPCS from the exons ATGTTTAAGCGCACAGTGCTCTCCTGCCCACCCCCAGCAGCACCCCCACTACAGGCCCGAGGAGCTTTCCGGAGCTTCCCACACTCCTGGGGAGAAGACTTCTTAGCCAGCTTGATGTTTAAAATTCAGCTGGAGCCCTTAAAACTTCGAGCGTGGACGCTGAATGGGTTTGTAAAGTTTCG AAACAAGGAGACCAGTGCTGGTCCAGTGGCTGTGATGGGAAAAGATTATTACAAGATTCTTGGGATCCCATCGGGGGCTAATGAGGATGAGATCAAGAAAGCCTACCGGAAGATGGCCTTGAAGTACCACCCAGACAAGAATAAAGAACCCAACGCTGAGGAGAAGTTTAAGGAGATTGCAGAGGCCTATGATGTGCTGAGTGACCCCAAGAAACGGGGCCTGTATGACCAGTATGGGGAGGAAG GCCTGAAGACCGGCGGTGGCACATCAGGTGGCTCCAGTGGCTCCTTTCACTACACCTTTCATGGGGACCCCCATGCCACCTTTGCCTCCTTCTTTGGTGGCTCCAACCCCTTCGATATCTTCTTTGCCAGCAGCCGCTCCACTCGGCCCTTCAGTGGCTTTGACCCAGATGACATGGATGTGGATGAAGATGAGGACCCATTTGGTGCTTTCGGCCGTTTTGGCTTCAATGGGCTGAGTAGGGGTCCGAGGCGAGCGCCAGAACCACTGTACCCTCGGCGCAAGGTGCAGGATCCCCCAGTGGTGCACGAGCTGCGGGTGTCCCTGGAGGAGATCTACCATGGCTCCACCAAGCGCATGAAAATCACAAGGCGTCGCCTCAACCCTGATGGGCGAACTGTGCGCACCGAGGACAAGATCCTGCACATAGTCATCAAGCGCGGCTGGAAGGAAGGCACCAAGATCACCTTCCCCAAAGAGGGTGACGCCACACCTGACAACATCCCTGCTGACATCGTCTTTGTGCTCAAAGACAAGCCCCATGCACACTTCCGTCGAGATGGCACCAACGTGCTCTACAGTGCCCTGATCAGCCTCAAGGAG GCGCTGTGTGGCTGCACTGTGAACATTCCCACCATCGACGGCCGAGTGATCCCTTTGCCCTGCAATGATGTCATCAAACCAGGCACCGTGAAGAGACTCCGTGGGGAGGGCCTTCCCTTCCCCAAAGTGCCAACTCAGCGGGGAGACCTCATTGTTGAGTTCAAAGTTCGCTTCCCAGACAGATTAACACCACAGACAAGACAGATCCTTAAGCAGCACCTACCCTGTTCCTAG
- the LOC139358050 gene encoding uncharacterized protein, giving the protein MPSQCKRVFVSGSVCTCDRCDCEGPRGSELLSPLPGEDPTPIPKNLLNEVTDGSLLPRGWAGQSGARPGQKARRGEEGRGLGRGRVVGDVTRSGWLACSQTPPSHRTQSGPVRPDPTLPSPPRLRRWLPPVTAKPGSRTPSTLQTPGPRTPTAAEPTGPQCPNPPTPGALASRRPAPGTPESWLGALTGEELRAPPWSVRQPLPPPPAPAPPPPPGTGVACPPAADSGTGSPPPRLRLRAAH; this is encoded by the exons ATGCCCAGCCAA TGCAAGCGTGTGTTTGTGAGTGGCAGCGTGTGTACCTGTGACAGGTGTGATTGTGAGGGCCCGAGAGGCAGTGAGCTCCTGTCGCCTCTCCCTGGGGAGGACCCGACCCCAATCCCCAAGAACCTACTCAATGAAGTCACTGACGGGAGTCTCCTCCCTCGCGGATGGGCGGGGCAGAGCGGAGCTCGGCCGGGACAAAAGGCGCGgcgaggagaggaggggagggggctcGGGCGGGGGAGGGTGGTCGGTGATGTCACCCGCTCTGGCTGGCTGGCCTGCTCACAGACGCCTCCGTCCCACAGAACCCAATCTGGTCCGGTCCGACCCGACCcgaccctcccctcccctccccggctCAGACGCTGGCTGCCCCCTGTAACAGCCAAGCCCGGGTCGAGGACTCCGAGCACCCTGCAGACCCCAGGGCCCCGCACCCCCACGGCAGCAGAACCTACGGGCCCTCAGTGTCCCAACCCCCCAACACCAGGAGCCCTGGCTTCGCGACGCCCCGCTCCCGGGACCCCCGAGTCCTGGCTCGGCGCCCTCACCGGTGAGGAGCTGCGGGCGCCGCCGTGGTCCGTGAGACAGCCGCTGCCCCCTCCCCCGGCTCCGGCTCCGCCGCCTCCACCCGGGACAGGAGTCGCCTGCCCGCCGGCCGCCGACAGCGGGACCGGGAGCCCGCCCCCACGGCTCCGCCTCCGCGCCGCCCATTGA
- the LOC105485708 gene encoding dnaJ homolog subfamily B member 5 isoform X2 — protein sequence MFKIQLEPLKLRAWTLNGFVKFRNKETSAGPVAVMGKDYYKILGIPSGANEDEIKKAYRKMALKYHPDKNKEPNAEEKFKEIAEAYDVLSDPKKRGLYDQYGEEGLKTGGGTSGGSSGSFHYTFHGDPHATFASFFGGSNPFDIFFASSRSTRPFSGFDPDDMDVDEDEDPFGAFGRFGFNGLSRGPRRAPEPLYPRRKVQDPPVVHELRVSLEEIYHGSTKRMKITRRRLNPDGRTVRTEDKILHIVIKRGWKEGTKITFPKEGDATPDNIPADIVFVLKDKPHAHFRRDGTNVLYSALISLKEALCGCTVNIPTIDGRVIPLPCNDVIKPGTVKRLRGEGLPFPKVPTQRGDLIVEFKVRFPDRLTPQTRQILKQHLPCS from the exons ATGTTTAAAATTCAGCTGGAGCCCTTAAAACTTCGAGCGTGGACGCTGAATGGGTTTGTAAAGTTTCG AAACAAGGAGACCAGTGCTGGTCCAGTGGCTGTGATGGGAAAAGATTATTACAAGATTCTTGGGATCCCATCGGGGGCTAATGAGGATGAGATCAAGAAAGCCTACCGGAAGATGGCCTTGAAGTACCACCCAGACAAGAATAAAGAACCCAACGCTGAGGAGAAGTTTAAGGAGATTGCAGAGGCCTATGATGTGCTGAGTGACCCCAAGAAACGGGGCCTGTATGACCAGTATGGGGAGGAAG GCCTGAAGACCGGCGGTGGCACATCAGGTGGCTCCAGTGGCTCCTTTCACTACACCTTTCATGGGGACCCCCATGCCACCTTTGCCTCCTTCTTTGGTGGCTCCAACCCCTTCGATATCTTCTTTGCCAGCAGCCGCTCCACTCGGCCCTTCAGTGGCTTTGACCCAGATGACATGGATGTGGATGAAGATGAGGACCCATTTGGTGCTTTCGGCCGTTTTGGCTTCAATGGGCTGAGTAGGGGTCCGAGGCGAGCGCCAGAACCACTGTACCCTCGGCGCAAGGTGCAGGATCCCCCAGTGGTGCACGAGCTGCGGGTGTCCCTGGAGGAGATCTACCATGGCTCCACCAAGCGCATGAAAATCACAAGGCGTCGCCTCAACCCTGATGGGCGAACTGTGCGCACCGAGGACAAGATCCTGCACATAGTCATCAAGCGCGGCTGGAAGGAAGGCACCAAGATCACCTTCCCCAAAGAGGGTGACGCCACACCTGACAACATCCCTGCTGACATCGTCTTTGTGCTCAAAGACAAGCCCCATGCACACTTCCGTCGAGATGGCACCAACGTGCTCTACAGTGCCCTGATCAGCCTCAAGGAG GCGCTGTGTGGCTGCACTGTGAACATTCCCACCATCGACGGCCGAGTGATCCCTTTGCCCTGCAATGATGTCATCAAACCAGGCACCGTGAAGAGACTCCGTGGGGAGGGCCTTCCCTTCCCCAAAGTGCCAACTCAGCGGGGAGACCTCATTGTTGAGTTCAAAGTTCGCTTCCCAGACAGATTAACACCACAGACAAGACAGATCCTTAAGCAGCACCTACCCTGTTCCTAG